A window of Mustela nigripes isolate SB6536 chromosome 9, MUSNIG.SB6536, whole genome shotgun sequence contains these coding sequences:
- the CTSL gene encoding procathepsin L encodes MHPSPFLAALCLGIVSAAPKLYQSSDARWSQWKAAHGKLYDENEEGWRRAVWEKNLKVIKQHNQEYSQGKHSFTMAMNAFGDLTNEEFKQVMNGLKSQKRKEGNVFQAPPFAETPSSVDWRKKGYVTPVKNQGPCGSCWAFSATGALEGQMFRKTKRLVSLSEQNLVDCSQAEGNEGCSGGLMDYAFQYVKDNGGLDSEESYPYRAQDESCKYKPEQSAANDTGFMDIHPEEESLKLAVATVGPISAAIDASLSTFQFYHKGIYYDPDCSSENLDHGILVVGYGSQGEDSEKQKYWIVKNSWGTDWGTQGYILMAKDRDNHCGIATAASFPTV; translated from the exons ATGCATCCTTCTCCCTTCCTGGCTGCGCTTTGCCTGGGAATAGTCTCAGCTGCTCCAAAACTCTATCAGAGCTCAGATGCGCGCTGGTCCCAGTGGAAGGCAGCACATGGGAAACTGTATGACGAG AATGAAGAAGGGTGGAGGAGAGCAGTGTGGGAGAAGAATCTGAAAGTGATTAAACAGCACAACCAGGAGTACAGCCAAGGGAAACACAGCTTCACAATGGCAATGAATGCTTTTGGTGACCTG ACCAATGAAGAATTCAAGCAGGTGATGAATGGCCTTAAAAGCCAGAAGCGCAAGGAGGGGAACGTGTTCCAAGCACCTCCCTTTGCTGAGACCCCCTCATCTGTGGACTGGAGAAAGAAAGGCTACGTGACCCCCGTGAAGAATCAG gGTCCCTGTGGTTCTTGTTGGGCTTTTAGTGCAACTGGAGCCCTCGAAGGACAGATGTTTCGGAAAACCAAAAGACTGGTGTCACTGAGCGAGCAGAACCTGGTGGACTGCTCTCAGGCAGAAGGCAATGAGGGCTGCAGTGGTGGCCTGATGGATTACGCCTTCCAGTACGTGAAGGACAACGGAGGCCTGGACTCGGAGGAATCTTATCCGTATCGTGCACAG GATGAATCCTGCAAATACAAGCCTGAGCAATCCGCCGCCAATGACACTGGCTTCATGGACATCCATCCGGAGGAGGAGTCCCTTAAGCTGGCGGTGGCCACTGTGGGGCCCATCTCTGCTGCGATCGATGCAAGCCTGAGTACCTTCCAGTTCTATCATAAGG GCATTTACTACGATCCAGACTGCAGCAGTGAAAACTTGGATCATGGTATTCTGGTGGTGGGCTATGGTTCTCAAGGAGAAGACTCAGAGAAGCAAAAATACTGGATTGTCAAGAACAG CTGGGGCACAGACTGGGGCACACAGGGTTACATACTGATGGCCAAGGACCGGGACAATCACTGTGGAATCGCCACCGCAGCCAGCTTTCCTACTGTGTGA